The following are from one region of the Streptomyces tuirus genome:
- a CDS encoding Zn-dependent alcohol dehydrogenase, which yields MRAAVLHEIGQDKLEVLDDVEAVGFGPGKVRIRVRATGLCHSDLSAMSGVLPQPGPFVPGHEGAGEILEAGEGVSHVKAGDRVVVCWLPACGACPACKRGRTELCLAGFMNAGTPNFKRPGGDLFGFAGTGTFTEEVVVDAGCAVPIPDDVPYDIAALIGCGVTTGLGAALNTADVEAGSSVAVIGCGGVGISAIQGARLKGAAEIVAVDPVASRRESALTFGASRAVSPEQLPDAKQQVTGGEGFDYVFEVVGRSATARTAYENTRRGGTLVIVGAGAVDDFLQLSMFELFFDEKRILPSMYGGGDVLASYERTIALWRAGRIDLAGLITHRVPLADINEALDQMRTGTALRTCIEI from the coding sequence ATGCGCGCAGCCGTACTGCACGAGATCGGCCAGGACAAGCTGGAGGTCCTCGACGACGTCGAGGCGGTGGGGTTCGGACCCGGCAAGGTGCGGATCCGGGTGCGCGCCACGGGGCTGTGCCACTCGGACCTGTCCGCGATGAGCGGGGTCCTGCCGCAGCCCGGACCGTTCGTGCCCGGGCACGAGGGAGCGGGCGAGATCCTCGAAGCCGGCGAGGGCGTGAGCCATGTGAAGGCGGGCGACCGGGTCGTGGTGTGCTGGCTGCCCGCCTGTGGCGCCTGCCCCGCCTGCAAGCGCGGCCGGACCGAGCTGTGCCTGGCCGGGTTCATGAACGCGGGCACCCCCAACTTCAAGCGCCCCGGCGGTGACCTCTTCGGCTTCGCCGGCACCGGCACCTTCACCGAGGAGGTCGTCGTCGACGCCGGCTGCGCGGTGCCGATACCCGACGACGTGCCCTACGACATCGCCGCCCTCATCGGCTGCGGGGTGACGACGGGACTCGGCGCAGCGCTCAACACGGCCGATGTGGAAGCCGGTTCGTCGGTGGCGGTCATCGGCTGCGGGGGTGTCGGCATCTCCGCGATCCAGGGGGCCCGGCTGAAGGGCGCCGCGGAGATCGTCGCCGTCGACCCGGTGGCCTCGCGCCGCGAGTCGGCCCTGACATTCGGCGCGTCCCGGGCCGTCTCCCCGGAGCAACTGCCCGACGCCAAGCAGCAGGTGACCGGCGGCGAGGGCTTCGACTACGTCTTCGAGGTCGTCGGCAGGTCCGCCACCGCCCGCACCGCCTACGAGAACACCCGGCGCGGCGGCACCCTCGTCATCGTCGGCGCGGGCGCCGTGGACGACTTCCTCCAGCTCAGCATGTTCGAGCTGTTCTTCGACGAGAAGCGGATCCTGCCGTCGATGTACGGCGGCGGTGACGTGCTGGCCTCCTACGAGCGGACCATCGCCCTGTGGCGGGCCGGCCGTATCGACCTGGCGGGCCTGATCACCCACCGGGTGCCGCTCGCGGACATCAACGAGGCCCTGGACCAGATGCGCACCGGCACCGCCCTGCGCACCTGCATAGAGATCTGA
- a CDS encoding 3-oxoacyl-ACP reductase: MPLPLQGMSAVVTGAGRGLGRAEALELARLGAAVVVNDYGQPGRDGSGEASAGPAEEVCAEIRASGGTALAHTGDVSDFGQARTLVEAAVEAFGRLDILVNNAGILRDRMVFSMAEEEWDSVLRVHLKGHFNTTRFAAAHWRERSKRAGEPVFGRIVNTSSEAFLAGSAGQPNYAAAKGGIVGLTTSTALALGRYGVTANAICPRARTRMTEDVFAGVEQPCGSGLDPLAPEHVAPLVGYLASPAAAHVNGQLLVVHGGMVAVVERPRVAAKFDSKQDAFGYDELAAVLGPYYADRPPGETFAAAEVLGLRRG, from the coding sequence ATGCCACTGCCGCTTCAAGGGATGTCCGCCGTCGTCACGGGCGCGGGCCGCGGGCTCGGCCGGGCCGAGGCGCTGGAACTCGCCCGGCTCGGCGCCGCCGTGGTCGTCAACGACTACGGGCAGCCCGGCCGTGACGGTTCCGGCGAGGCGTCCGCGGGGCCCGCCGAGGAGGTCTGCGCCGAGATCCGGGCCTCGGGCGGTACCGCGCTCGCGCACACCGGCGACGTCTCCGACTTCGGCCAGGCGCGCACGCTCGTCGAGGCGGCCGTCGAGGCGTTCGGCAGGCTCGACATCCTCGTCAACAACGCGGGCATCCTGCGCGACCGCATGGTGTTCTCCATGGCCGAGGAGGAGTGGGACTCCGTCCTGCGCGTGCATCTGAAGGGACACTTCAACACCACCCGGTTCGCCGCCGCGCACTGGCGGGAGCGGTCCAAGCGGGCCGGGGAGCCGGTGTTCGGGCGGATCGTGAACACGTCCTCGGAGGCGTTCCTCGCCGGTTCCGCGGGCCAGCCCAACTACGCCGCCGCCAAGGGCGGGATCGTCGGCCTCACCACCTCCACCGCCCTCGCCCTCGGCAGATACGGCGTCACGGCCAACGCCATCTGCCCCCGCGCCCGCACCCGGATGACCGAGGACGTCTTCGCGGGCGTCGAGCAGCCCTGCGGCAGCGGCCTCGACCCGCTCGCCCCCGAGCACGTCGCCCCGCTCGTCGGCTATCTGGCCTCACCCGCGGCCGCCCACGTCAACGGTCAGCTCCTCGTGGTGCACGGCGGGATGGTCGCCGTCGTCGAACGGCCGCGGGTCGCCGCGAAGTTCGACAGCAAGCAGGACGCCTTCGGCTACGACGAGCTGGCGGCCGTCCTCGGGCCGTACTACGCGGACCGGCCGCCCGGGGAGACGTTCGCGGCCGCGGAGGTACTGGGCCTGAGACGGGGGTGA
- a CDS encoding zinc ribbon domain-containing protein, producing the protein MNAAPADQIRLLDVQDLDVRLQQLAHKRKSLPEHAEIESLTKEHTQLRDLLVAAQTEESDTARDQTKAEQDVDQVRQRATRDQQRLDSGAVTSPKDLENLQREIASLAKRQGDLEDVVLEVMERRESAQERVAELTERVTSVQSKIDDATARRDAAFEQIDGEVATVTKEREVVAGAIPADLLKLYDKLREQQGGVGAAKLYARSCQGCRQELAITELAEIRNAAPDTVVRCENCRRILVRTSESGL; encoded by the coding sequence CTGAACGCCGCGCCCGCCGACCAGATCCGACTCCTCGACGTCCAGGACCTCGACGTCCGCCTCCAGCAGCTCGCGCACAAGCGCAAGTCGCTGCCCGAGCACGCCGAGATCGAGTCGCTGACCAAGGAACACACCCAGCTGCGCGACCTGCTCGTGGCCGCGCAGACCGAGGAGAGCGACACCGCCCGCGACCAGACCAAGGCCGAGCAGGACGTGGACCAGGTGCGCCAGCGCGCCACCCGCGACCAGCAGCGCCTCGACTCGGGCGCCGTCACCTCCCCCAAGGACCTGGAGAACCTCCAGCGCGAGATCGCCTCCCTCGCCAAGCGGCAGGGCGATCTGGAGGACGTGGTGCTGGAGGTCATGGAGCGCCGCGAGTCCGCGCAGGAGCGGGTCGCCGAGCTGACCGAGCGCGTCACCTCCGTCCAGTCGAAGATCGACGACGCGACGGCGCGCCGCGACGCCGCCTTCGAGCAGATCGACGGCGAGGTCGCCACGGTCACCAAGGAGCGCGAGGTCGTCGCCGGTGCCATTCCGGCCGATCTGCTGAAGCTCTACGACAAGCTGCGCGAGCAGCAGGGCGGCGTCGGCGCGGCGAAGCTGTACGCGCGCAGCTGCCAGGGCTGCCGGCAGGAGCTCGCCATCACCGAGCTGGCCGAGATCCGCAACGCCGCGCCCGACACGGTGGTCCGCTGCGAGAACTGCCGCCGCATCCTGGTGCGCACGTCCGAGTCCGGTCTCTAG
- a CDS encoding bifunctional RNase H/acid phosphatase, which yields MREFIVEADGGSRGNPGPAGYGAVVRDAATGETLREIAEYIGVATNNVAEYRGLLAGLRAAHELDPDATVHVRMDSKLVVEQMSGRWKIKHPDMKPLAAQAARVFPPGRVTYEWIPRAENNHADRLANEAMDAGARGEQWSESHSTAELDTTAGGSGAGGSGGSGGSGGSGGSGGSGGAGGSGGSGVGGSRGAGGPGGAGAAVPAEPPGDAAAGAARVRGALAEGRARAGEAAAADPGPEAGRASTESGRGVPAGAASGSAADDADARAARAVEGTGGVQDDVADGDARAVKADADARASVRVAQADTDGATRAAAADSGPDVTQAGADARADVRAAKADADARADVRAAKAGADTRAAKAVAAPGWAPADMGAPATFVLLRHGETPLTPQKRFSGSGGTDPSLSDVGRDQAERAAAMLARRGTIQAVVSSPLARTRETAGIVAARLGLDVAIDDGLRETDFGAWEGLTFAEVRERHPDDLNAWLASPDAEPTGGGESFAATAARLAATRDKLVAAHAGRTVLLVTHVTPIKTLVRLALGAPPESLFRMELSAASLSVVAYYADGNASVRLLNDTSHLR from the coding sequence GTGCGGGAGTTCATCGTCGAGGCCGACGGCGGCTCGCGGGGCAACCCCGGGCCGGCCGGCTACGGGGCCGTGGTCCGCGACGCGGCGACGGGGGAGACCCTGCGGGAGATCGCCGAGTACATCGGCGTCGCCACGAACAACGTCGCCGAGTACCGCGGCCTCCTCGCCGGTCTGCGCGCCGCCCACGAGCTGGACCCGGATGCGACGGTCCACGTCCGGATGGACTCCAAGCTCGTCGTCGAGCAGATGTCGGGCCGCTGGAAGATCAAGCACCCCGACATGAAGCCCCTGGCCGCGCAGGCGGCCCGGGTCTTCCCGCCCGGCCGGGTCACGTACGAGTGGATCCCGAGGGCCGAGAACAATCACGCCGACCGCCTGGCCAACGAGGCGATGGACGCCGGGGCCAGGGGCGAGCAGTGGTCGGAGTCGCACTCCACGGCGGAACTGGACACGACGGCCGGGGGTTCCGGTGCCGGGGGCTCCGGGGGCTCCGGGGGCTCCGGGGGCTCCGGGGGCTCCGGGGGCTCCGGGGGTGCCGGGGGTTCCGGTGGTTCCGGTGTTGGGGGCTCCCGGGGCGCCGGGGGCCCCGGGGGTGCTGGGGCCGCTGTGCCGGCGGAGCCGCCCGGTGATGCGGCGGCCGGTGCGGCGCGAGTGCGCGGAGCCCTGGCGGAAGGCCGCGCGCGGGCCGGGGAGGCGGCGGCCGCCGACCCGGGCCCGGAGGCCGGGCGGGCCTCGACGGAATCCGGCCGCGGCGTCCCGGCCGGGGCGGCTTCCGGCTCGGCCGCGGATGACGCCGACGCGCGTGCCGCGAGGGCCGTCGAGGGTACGGGTGGCGTGCAGGACGACGTCGCGGATGGTGACGCCCGTGCCGTGAAGGCGGACGCCGATGCCCGTGCATCCGTCCGTGTCGCGCAGGCCGATACCGATGGCGCCACCCGTGCCGCGGCGGCCGACTCGGGCCCGGATGTCACGCAGGCCGGCGCCGATGCCCGTGCCGACGTCCGTGCCGCGAAGGCCGACGCCGATGCCCGTGCCGATGTCCGTGCCGCGAAGGCCGGCGCCGACACCCGTGCTGCCAAAGCCGTCGCCGCCCCCGGCTGGGCGCCCGCCGACATGGGCGCACCCGCCACCTTCGTGCTGCTGCGGCACGGCGAGACGCCGTTGACCCCTCAGAAGCGGTTCTCCGGGAGCGGTGGTACCGACCCCTCCCTGTCCGACGTGGGGCGGGACCAGGCCGAGCGGGCCGCCGCGATGCTGGCCCGGCGGGGCACGATCCAGGCCGTCGTGTCGTCGCCACTGGCCCGTACGCGGGAGACCGCCGGCATCGTCGCCGCCCGGCTCGGACTCGACGTGGCCATCGACGACGGACTGCGCGAGACCGACTTCGGCGCCTGGGAGGGACTCACCTTCGCCGAGGTGCGCGAGCGCCACCCCGACGACCTGAACGCCTGGCTGGCCTCACCGGACGCCGAACCCACAGGAGGCGGCGAGAGCTTCGCCGCGACGGCCGCCCGGCTCGCCGCCACCCGCGACAAGCTGGTCGCGGCCCACGCCGGCCGCACGGTCCTGCTCGTCACCCACGTGACCCCGATCAAGACGCTGGTCCGGCTCGCCCTGGGCGCCCCGCCGGAGTCCCTGTTCCGCATGGAACTGTCGGCCGCGTCCCTGTCGGTCGTCGCGTACTACGCGGACGGCAACGCCAGCGTCCGCCTCCTCAACGACACGTCCCACCTGCGCTGA
- a CDS encoding MFS transporter yields the protein MTQTTTDRAAGRASGAVVPVLAFAGIVVAVMQTLLVPVIKDLPRLLDTAPSNATWVLTSTLLSGAVATPIMGRLGDLYGKRRMLILSLAVMVVGALVSALTSDLLLMIAGRTLQGVAMGAIPLGIGLMRDMLPLEKLGSAMALMSSSIGVGGGLALPAAALVAQHSDWHTLYYGAAGLGLLAIALTLLVVPESPMRAEGTFDLPGALGLSAGLVLFLLPITKGSDWGWASGTTLGLFAASAVVLALWGVMELRLKAPLVDLRTTARPAVLFTNLASIMVGVSFYVVSLVLPQLLQLPESTGYGLGQSMVVAGLLVAPLGLTMMFTAPVYARLSAKYGPKVTLILGLMIIAIGYGAGLGLMSAAWQSLVISVLLGAGIGLAYSSLPALIVGAVPASETGAANGLNTLMRSIGTSVSSAVIGMVLANTANTVGGVEIPTMHGFRVSFLIATGAVAVGLLLALFLPGRRPSNKPQLRASSEEDAALERAEQVLRGFRGRVLGADGSPVARAKVTLIDRRGRQAGATLSAEDGSYVLTVPDRGSYVVAARATGHGPLASSATHAGQERPVHLDLSLPGETVSA from the coding sequence ATGACGCAGACGACGACAGACCGCGCCGCCGGCAGAGCGAGCGGGGCCGTGGTCCCGGTGCTCGCCTTCGCGGGGATCGTTGTCGCGGTGATGCAGACCCTGCTCGTTCCGGTGATCAAGGATCTGCCGCGACTGCTGGACACCGCCCCCAGCAACGCCACGTGGGTCCTCACCTCGACCCTCCTCTCGGGCGCCGTGGCCACCCCGATCATGGGCCGCCTGGGCGACCTCTACGGCAAGCGCCGCATGCTGATCCTGAGCCTGGCCGTGATGGTCGTCGGCGCCCTGGTCAGCGCGCTCACCAGCGATCTGCTGCTCATGATCGCCGGCCGTACCCTCCAGGGCGTCGCGATGGGCGCGATCCCGCTCGGCATCGGCCTGATGCGCGACATGCTGCCCCTCGAGAAGCTCGGCTCGGCCATGGCCCTGATGAGCTCCTCCATAGGCGTCGGCGGCGGCCTGGCCCTGCCCGCCGCCGCCCTGGTCGCCCAGCACAGCGACTGGCACACCCTCTACTACGGCGCCGCCGGCCTCGGCCTGCTCGCGATCGCCCTCACCCTCCTCGTCGTGCCGGAGTCCCCGATGCGCGCCGAGGGCACCTTCGACCTGCCGGGCGCGCTCGGCCTGTCCGCCGGGCTCGTGCTGTTCCTGCTGCCGATCACCAAGGGCAGCGACTGGGGCTGGGCCTCCGGCACCACCCTCGGTCTGTTCGCCGCCTCGGCGGTCGTGCTCGCGCTGTGGGGCGTGATGGAGCTGCGCCTGAAGGCCCCGCTGGTCGACCTGCGCACCACGGCCCGTCCGGCCGTCCTCTTCACCAACCTCGCCTCGATCATGGTCGGCGTCTCCTTCTACGTCGTCTCCCTGGTCCTGCCCCAGCTGCTCCAATTGCCGGAGTCCACCGGCTACGGCCTCGGCCAGTCGATGGTCGTCGCGGGTCTGCTCGTCGCGCCGCTCGGCCTGACGATGATGTTCACGGCGCCCGTCTACGCCCGGCTGTCCGCGAAGTACGGCCCCAAGGTCACCCTGATCCTCGGCCTGATGATCATCGCGATCGGCTACGGCGCCGGCCTCGGCCTGATGAGCGCCGCCTGGCAGAGCCTGGTCATCTCGGTCCTGCTGGGCGCGGGCATCGGCCTCGCGTACTCCTCGCTGCCCGCGCTGATCGTGGGCGCGGTCCCGGCGTCGGAGACGGGCGCGGCCAACGGCCTCAACACCCTGATGCGCTCCATCGGCACATCGGTGTCGAGCGCCGTGATCGGCATGGTGCTGGCGAACACCGCGAACACCGTGGGCGGCGTCGAGATCCCGACCATGCACGGTTTCCGGGTCTCCTTCCTGATCGCGACCGGCGCGGTGGCCGTGGGCCTGCTCCTGGCGCTGTTCCTGCCGGGCCGACGGCCGTCGAACAAGCCGCAGTTGCGGGCGAGCAGCGAGGAGGACGCGGCGCTGGAGCGCGCCGAGCAGGTCCTGCGCGGCTTCCGCGGCCGGGTGCTGGGCGCCGACGGCTCCCCGGTCGCCCGTGCCAAGGTCACGCTGATCGACCGCCGGGGCCGCCAGGCCGGGGCGACGCTCTCCGCCGAGGACGGCAGCTACGTGCTCACCGTCCCCGACCGGGGCTCCTACGTCGTGGCCGCCCGGGCCACGGGTCACGGCCCGCTCGCCTCGTCCGCGACCCACGCGGGCCAGGAGCGCCCGGTCCACCTGGACCTGTCGCTGCCGGGCGAGACGGTCTCCGCCTGA
- a CDS encoding MaoC/PaaZ C-terminal domain-containing protein: MPIDAAKALAAGPRTGEISWDHRDVQLYHLGIGAGSPATDPDELRYTLESRLHVLPSFATVAGGGKPGVTSSLSMPGIEVELSRVLHGGQSLVIHRPLPAAGTATATNRIAAVHDKGSAAVLVLRTDVADADGPLWTNDAQIFIRGEGGWGGDRGPSTRLEPPTGEPDRTVERPVRDDQALLYRLCGDWNPLHADPEFAKLAGFERPILHGLCTYGITLKAVVDTLLGGDVTRVRSYATRFAGVVYPGETLRIRMWHTPGSTRVAVSAVERSDAPVLADTVVEHT, encoded by the coding sequence ATGCCCATCGACGCAGCCAAGGCGCTCGCCGCCGGACCCCGGACCGGCGAGATCTCCTGGGACCACAGGGACGTGCAGCTCTACCACCTCGGCATCGGCGCGGGCAGCCCCGCCACCGACCCCGACGAGCTGCGCTACACCCTGGAGTCCCGGCTGCACGTCCTGCCGAGCTTCGCCACCGTCGCGGGGGGCGGCAAGCCCGGCGTGACCAGCAGCCTCTCCATGCCCGGCATCGAGGTCGAACTGTCCCGCGTCCTGCACGGCGGCCAGAGCCTCGTCATCCACCGGCCCCTCCCCGCGGCGGGCACCGCCACCGCGACCAACCGGATCGCCGCCGTCCACGACAAGGGCTCGGCGGCCGTCCTCGTGCTGCGCACCGACGTCGCCGACGCCGACGGCCCACTGTGGACCAACGACGCCCAGATCTTCATCCGCGGCGAGGGCGGCTGGGGCGGCGACCGCGGCCCCTCCACCCGCCTCGAACCCCCCACCGGCGAACCCGACCGGACCGTCGAGCGACCGGTCCGCGACGACCAGGCCCTGCTCTACCGCCTCTGCGGCGACTGGAACCCGCTGCACGCCGACCCGGAGTTCGCCAAGCTCGCCGGCTTCGAGCGGCCCATCCTGCACGGCCTGTGCACCTACGGCATCACGCTCAAGGCGGTCGTCGACACACTCCTCGGCGGGGACGTGACCCGGGTGCGGTCCTACGCCACCCGGTTCGCCGGGGTCGTGTACCCGGGGGAGACCCTGCGGATCCGCATGTGGCACACGCCGGGGTCCACCCGGGTCGCCGTCAGCGCCGTCGAGCGGTCGGACGCGCCCGTCCTCGCCGACACCGTCGTCGAACACACCTGA
- a CDS encoding Nif3-like dinuclear metal center hexameric protein, translating to MPRLSEVIAALDALWPAERAESWDAVGTVTGDPDQQVTRVLFAVDPVQEIVDEAVKLGADLLVTHHPLYLRGTTTVAATHFKGRVVHTLIKNDIALHVAHTNADTADPGVSDALAGALDLRVTGPLVPDPTDPAGRRGLGRLCALDHPETVREFAARAARRLPATAQGIRVAGDPEALVRTVAVSGGSGDSLFDQVRAAGADAFLTADLRHHPVSEARAHSPLALLDAAHWATEWPWCELAASQLDEISDRHGWDLRVHVSKTVTDPWTAHAASPPSDPLGAPN from the coding sequence GTGCCCCGTCTGTCTGAAGTCATCGCCGCGCTGGATGCCCTGTGGCCCGCCGAGCGGGCCGAGTCCTGGGACGCGGTCGGCACCGTCACGGGCGACCCGGACCAGCAGGTCACGCGGGTCCTGTTCGCCGTCGACCCGGTCCAGGAGATCGTCGACGAGGCGGTGAAACTGGGCGCCGACCTGCTCGTCACCCACCACCCGCTCTACCTGCGCGGCACGACGACGGTCGCGGCGACGCACTTCAAGGGCCGCGTCGTGCACACCCTCATCAAGAACGACATCGCGCTGCACGTCGCCCACACCAACGCCGACACCGCCGACCCGGGTGTCTCCGACGCCCTCGCCGGCGCGCTGGACCTCCGGGTCACCGGCCCGCTGGTGCCGGACCCCACCGACCCCGCCGGCCGCCGCGGCCTCGGCCGCCTCTGCGCGCTGGACCACCCGGAGACCGTGCGCGAGTTCGCCGCCCGCGCCGCCCGGCGGCTGCCCGCCACCGCGCAGGGCATCCGCGTCGCCGGCGACCCCGAGGCGCTCGTGCGCACGGTCGCCGTCAGCGGCGGCTCCGGCGACAGCCTCTTCGACCAGGTCCGCGCGGCCGGGGCCGACGCCTTCCTCACCGCGGATCTGCGCCACCACCCCGTCTCGGAGGCCCGCGCCCACAGCCCCCTCGCGCTGCTCGACGCGGCGCACTGGGCCACCGAGTGGCCCTGGTGCGAGCTGGCCGCGAGCCAGCTCGACGAGATCTCCGACCGGCACGGATGGGACCTGCGCGTCCACGTCTCGAAGACGGTCACCGACCCCTGGACCGCGCACGCGGCCTCGCCCCCTTCTGATCCCCTTGGAGCCCCGAACTGA
- a CDS encoding MFS transporter gives MTPMLEAAALSRESRRTAPPTWLVVALTCAGQFLVVLDVSVVNVALPSMRTGLGLGELGLQWVVNAYAIAFAGFMLLGGRAGDLYGRKRMFLVGLGLFTLASAAGGMAQDDWQLLVARAVQGLGAAVLAPSTLTILTASVPEGAARARAIGTWTAVGAGGGAAGGLVGGLLVETLSWRWVLLINVPVGAVVLCAAAWFLTEGRAGDGRRLDLPGALLVTAGLGTLAYGISQTEAAGWTAPATLLPLLAGLLLLGAFLAVEARTASPLMPLGLLRVRSVSSANVSMFLCGSAMFCMWFFMTLYAQNVLGYTPLEAGLALVPSSLAVILGSKLAPRLMRPVGARGVAALGTLVAVAGFAWQSTMTADGSYATAILYPGVLMMLGAGLAATPLASLAISGAAPEEAGLVSGLVNTSRTMGGSLGLAVLSTLAASASADSTTPQSLTEGYALAFRVGAGVLAAGAVLMWVWLPRTAGERQTD, from the coding sequence ATGACACCCATGCTCGAAGCCGCCGCACTATCCCGGGAGTCCCGCCGCACCGCACCTCCCACCTGGCTCGTCGTGGCGCTCACCTGCGCGGGCCAGTTCCTCGTCGTCCTGGACGTCTCCGTCGTCAACGTGGCGCTGCCGTCGATGCGGACCGGGCTGGGACTCGGCGAACTGGGGCTGCAGTGGGTGGTCAACGCCTACGCCATCGCCTTCGCCGGGTTCATGCTGCTCGGCGGGCGCGCGGGTGACCTCTACGGCCGCAAGCGGATGTTCCTCGTCGGGCTCGGCCTGTTCACCCTGGCCTCGGCGGCCGGCGGGATGGCGCAGGACGACTGGCAGCTGCTCGTGGCGCGGGCCGTGCAGGGGCTGGGCGCGGCGGTGCTCGCGCCCTCGACGCTGACGATCCTCACGGCGTCGGTGCCGGAGGGCGCCGCCCGGGCCCGGGCCATCGGTACCTGGACGGCGGTCGGGGCCGGCGGCGGCGCGGCGGGCGGCCTGGTCGGCGGACTGCTGGTGGAGACGCTCTCCTGGCGCTGGGTGCTGCTCATCAACGTGCCCGTCGGCGCCGTGGTGCTGTGCGCCGCCGCCTGGTTCCTCACCGAGGGCCGGGCCGGGGACGGCCGCCGCCTCGACCTGCCGGGCGCGCTGCTCGTGACGGCCGGTCTCGGCACGCTGGCCTACGGCATCTCCCAGACGGAGGCGGCGGGCTGGACGGCACCGGCCACCCTGCTGCCCCTGCTCGCCGGGCTGCTCCTGCTCGGGGCGTTCCTCGCGGTCGAGGCCCGCACGGCGAGCCCGCTGATGCCGCTCGGCCTGCTGCGCGTCCGCTCGGTCTCCTCGGCGAACGTCTCGATGTTCCTGTGCGGTTCGGCGATGTTCTGCATGTGGTTCTTCATGACCCTCTACGCGCAGAACGTCCTCGGCTACACCCCGCTCGAGGCCGGCCTGGCCCTGGTCCCGAGCTCCCTCGCCGTCATCCTCGGCTCCAAGCTCGCACCCCGCCTGATGCGGCCGGTCGGCGCGCGGGGCGTCGCCGCGCTGGGCACCCTGGTCGCCGTGGCCGGCTTCGCCTGGCAGTCCACGATGACCGCCGACGGCTCCTACGCCACGGCGATCCTCTACCCCGGCGTCCTCATGATGCTCGGCGCGGGCCTGGCGGCGACCCCCCTCGCCTCCCTGGCCATCTCCGGCGCCGCCCCCGAGGAGGCGGGCCTGGTCTCCGGCCTCGTCAACACCTCCCGCACGATGGGCGGTTCCCTGGGTCTGGCGGTCCTGTCGACCCTGGCGGCGTCCGCATCGGCGGACAGCACGACCCCGCAGTCCCTGACCGAGGGCTACGCCCTCGCGTTCCGGGTGGGCGCCGGGGTGCTGGCGGCCGGAGCGGTGCTGATGTGGGTATGGCTGCCACGGACGGCCGGGGAGCGGCAGACGGACTGA
- a CDS encoding class I SAM-dependent methyltransferase yields the protein MPAAPKPEILAAFEAAKGFMPAGEGLALYAAAVEAGRLGLPLLEVGTYCGRSTILLADAAREAGVSALTVDHHRGSEEQQPGWEYHDPETVDPEVGLMDTLPAFRRTMHRAGLEEHVVALVGRSPRIAAFWRTPLGFVFIDGGHTDEHATADYEGWAPHVAEGGLLLIHDVFPDPQDEFTGQAPYRVYLRALASGAFTEVSATDSLRVLRRTGPGI from the coding sequence ATGCCCGCGGCGCCGAAGCCCGAGATCCTGGCCGCGTTCGAGGCGGCGAAGGGGTTCATGCCCGCCGGTGAGGGCCTGGCGCTGTACGCGGCGGCCGTGGAGGCCGGGCGGCTCGGACTGCCGCTGCTGGAGGTCGGCACCTACTGCGGCCGGTCCACGATCCTGCTCGCCGACGCGGCCCGCGAGGCCGGGGTCAGCGCGCTCACCGTCGACCACCACCGCGGCAGCGAGGAGCAGCAGCCGGGCTGGGAGTACCACGACCCGGAGACGGTCGACCCCGAGGTCGGCCTGATGGACACGCTGCCCGCGTTCCGCCGCACGATGCACCGGGCCGGCCTGGAGGAGCACGTGGTGGCGCTGGTCGGGCGCTCCCCCCGGATCGCCGCGTTCTGGCGGACGCCGCTGGGCTTCGTCTTCATCGACGGCGGTCACACCGACGAGCACGCCACGGCCGACTACGAGGGCTGGGCGCCACACGTCGCCGAGGGCGGGCTGCTGCTCATCCACGACGTCTTCCCCGACCCGCAGGACGAGTTCACCGGCCAGGCGCCCTACCGGGTCTATCTGCGGGCCCTCGCCTCGGGCGCCTTCACCGAGGTCTCGGCGACGGACTCGCTGCGGGTCCTGCGGCGCACGGGCCCGGGCATCTGA